From one Streptomyces sp. Q6 genomic stretch:
- a CDS encoding phage portal protein produces the protein MSLFGLFDRRSSPENPAVPLTDSSLLDWLGGPKTEAGVQVSERSALHMPAVWRSVAVIAGVSAALPLHTYKAGTKDRTTSLLLGDPHPELTPLELWRLAYVHKVLWGNAYIQKLRAPSGQVKELWPVSSDRVTVDRERPSEANPSGKFFYATDDWGEVHRLTPRELMHLPGLGYDGLKGLSPVSLARGGISLAQAAELSAGQLFGRGNMVSGVLQTEQRLDAEQAAALKARWQAKVGGIENAHQVAVLDSGASFQPVTMPLKDAQFLESREFQITEVARMFGVPLFLLMETAKSTSWGTGLEQQAQGWVTFDLGPTWLAPTEQRITKELLPLGEYAHYALQGLLRGDSSSRATFYRAMRDTGVMSANDIRYLEELPPIPGPEGDTYLQPTYMAPLGSNPFAPDDAPAPVRAAALMAEARRLLADHADKEADDADDDDQ, from the coding sequence ATGAGCCTGTTCGGCCTGTTCGACCGCCGCTCCTCGCCGGAGAATCCGGCGGTGCCGCTCACCGATTCGTCGCTGCTCGACTGGCTCGGCGGCCCCAAGACCGAGGCCGGTGTGCAGGTCTCCGAGCGCTCGGCGCTGCACATGCCGGCCGTGTGGCGGTCGGTGGCCGTCATTGCCGGGGTGTCGGCGGCGCTGCCGCTGCACACGTACAAGGCCGGCACCAAGGACCGGACCACGTCCCTGCTGCTCGGCGACCCGCACCCGGAGCTGACGCCGCTGGAACTGTGGCGGCTCGCCTACGTGCACAAGGTGCTGTGGGGCAACGCCTACATCCAGAAGCTGAGGGCGCCATCCGGGCAGGTCAAGGAGCTGTGGCCGGTGTCGTCGGACCGGGTGACCGTGGACCGCGAGCGGCCCTCAGAGGCGAACCCGTCGGGCAAGTTCTTCTATGCGACGGACGACTGGGGCGAGGTGCACCGGCTGACGCCGCGTGAGCTGATGCACCTGCCAGGGCTCGGCTACGACGGGCTCAAGGGCCTGTCCCCGGTCTCCCTGGCACGCGGGGGCATCAGCCTTGCGCAGGCCGCAGAGCTGAGCGCGGGCCAGCTGTTCGGCCGCGGCAACATGGTGTCCGGCGTCTTGCAGACCGAGCAGCGCCTGGACGCCGAGCAGGCCGCGGCGCTCAAGGCCCGGTGGCAGGCCAAGGTCGGCGGGATCGAGAACGCGCACCAGGTGGCTGTGCTCGACTCGGGCGCGAGCTTTCAGCCGGTGACGATGCCGCTGAAGGACGCCCAGTTCCTGGAGTCCCGCGAGTTCCAGATCACCGAGGTGGCGCGCATGTTCGGCGTGCCGCTGTTCCTGCTGATGGAGACCGCGAAGTCGACGAGCTGGGGCACGGGCCTTGAGCAGCAGGCGCAGGGCTGGGTGACGTTCGACCTCGGTCCGACGTGGCTCGCGCCGACCGAGCAGCGCATCACCAAGGAGCTGCTGCCGCTCGGCGAGTACGCGCACTACGCACTGCAGGGGCTGCTGCGCGGCGACTCCTCGTCGCGCGCCACGTTCTACCGGGCGATGCGCGACACGGGCGTGATGTCTGCCAACGACATCCGCTACCTGGAGGAACTGCCGCCGATCCCGGGCCCGGAGGGCGACACCTACTTGCAGCCCACGTACATGGCGCCGCTCGGCTCCAACCCGTTCGCGCCGGACGACGCACCGGCGCCGGTGCGCGCCGCCGCGCTCATGGCCGAGGCGCGCCGCCTCCTGGCCGACCACGCCGACAAGGAGGCGGACGATGCCGACGATGACGACCAGTGA
- a CDS encoding HK97 family phage prohead protease — MTTSEERRRLSLDTAHVTLRADETGGQRFAGYAAVFNSRTAIGNPLRWGFYEEIAEGAFTKTLSEGDARMLIDHDSYYVVSRMSAGTLSLSEDGRGLAVDSALDTRLSYVQDLAVNLENRNVTGMSFGFYVVKDEWNQEEIEVEGADPVPVDVRVIREVRLIEVSAVTFPAYPETEAELKAVARALDRRGDYAAVEAAARHRPELLDLVHIDREPGESTRDEQVPAEPVVSTQPQGLPLSMRMSALAARYGLPRT; from the coding sequence ATGACGACCAGTGAGGAGCGGCGGCGCCTGTCCCTGGACACGGCGCACGTCACGCTCCGCGCCGACGAGACGGGCGGGCAGCGGTTCGCCGGGTACGCCGCCGTCTTCAACTCCCGGACCGCGATCGGGAATCCGCTGCGCTGGGGGTTCTACGAGGAGATCGCCGAGGGCGCGTTCACCAAGACGCTGTCCGAGGGTGACGCCCGGATGCTCATCGACCACGACTCGTACTACGTCGTGTCCCGCATGTCGGCCGGCACCCTCAGCCTGTCCGAGGACGGCCGCGGCCTGGCCGTCGACTCCGCCCTCGATACCCGCCTGTCCTACGTGCAGGACCTGGCGGTGAACCTGGAGAACCGCAACGTCACCGGCATGAGCTTCGGGTTCTACGTCGTCAAGGACGAGTGGAACCAGGAAGAGATCGAAGTCGAGGGCGCCGATCCGGTGCCCGTCGACGTGCGCGTGATCCGCGAGGTACGCCTCATCGAGGTCAGCGCCGTCACCTTCCCTGCCTACCCCGAGACCGAGGCCGAGCTGAAGGCCGTGGCGCGGGCGCTGGATCGGCGCGGCGACTACGCCGCGGTCGAGGCCGCCGCCCGGCACCGGCCCGAGCTGCTCGACCTGGTGCACATCGACCGCGAGCCGGGAGAGTCCACTCGCGACGAGCAGGTGCCTGCTGAGCCGGTTGTGTCCACTCAGCCCCAGGGCCTGCCGCTGTCAATGCGCATGAGCGCGCTGGCCGCCCGCTACGGGCTCCCGCGCACGTAA
- a CDS encoding phage major capsid protein, with protein sequence MSTLLTRAIEKRANVWSQMQEIQARAETEGRSELTAEEREKWDAAEADLTATSQDIERMERSARLDTVQRDQAVIATGSENAEDRGEIDQDAQYRAAFDVYVRHGMGGLSHEQRTLMMSNQAEVRAGATSPGTAGGYFIPTETLNRITEVMKAYGGLLGAANVITTASGNPLNWPTNDDTGNIGAILAENSQVTEQDVTLGQKTLGAYTYTSKLVRLSLQLLQDDVFGVESWLTRKLGERIGRAVAAHLATGTGTAQPEGLFTNATAGKTGQTGQTTSVTYDDLIDLQHSIDPAYRASAQWAMSDSALKVVRKLKDGQSRPLWEPSVQAGAPSLLLGQGVLIDNGIPAPAANAKSIGYGDINAGYVVRQVAGGQMMRLDERYADYLQVGFLGFLRLDAKPDDASAFRVYAHSAT encoded by the coding sequence ATGAGCACTCTGCTCACCCGAGCGATCGAGAAGCGGGCCAACGTCTGGTCCCAGATGCAGGAGATCCAGGCTCGCGCCGAGACCGAGGGCCGCAGCGAGCTGACCGCCGAGGAGCGCGAGAAGTGGGACGCCGCCGAGGCGGACCTCACCGCCACGTCGCAGGACATCGAGCGCATGGAGCGCTCGGCCCGCCTCGACACGGTGCAGCGCGACCAGGCCGTCATCGCCACCGGGAGCGAGAACGCCGAGGACCGCGGCGAGATCGACCAGGACGCCCAGTACCGGGCCGCGTTCGACGTGTACGTGCGGCACGGCATGGGCGGGCTGTCCCATGAGCAGCGCACGCTGATGATGTCGAACCAGGCAGAGGTGCGCGCCGGTGCGACGTCGCCGGGGACGGCCGGCGGGTACTTCATCCCGACCGAGACCCTGAACCGGATCACTGAGGTGATGAAGGCGTACGGCGGTCTGCTCGGCGCCGCGAACGTCATCACCACCGCGTCCGGCAACCCGCTCAACTGGCCGACCAACGACGACACCGGGAACATCGGCGCGATCCTCGCCGAGAACTCTCAGGTCACCGAGCAGGATGTGACCCTCGGGCAGAAGACCCTCGGCGCCTACACCTACACCTCCAAGCTGGTGCGCCTGTCGCTGCAACTGTTGCAGGACGACGTGTTCGGCGTGGAGTCGTGGCTGACGCGCAAGCTCGGCGAGCGCATCGGCCGTGCCGTCGCCGCGCACCTCGCCACCGGCACGGGCACCGCGCAGCCCGAGGGCCTGTTCACCAACGCGACCGCGGGCAAGACCGGTCAGACCGGGCAGACCACGTCGGTCACCTACGACGACCTGATCGACCTTCAGCACTCCATCGACCCGGCGTACCGGGCGAGCGCGCAGTGGGCCATGTCCGACTCCGCGCTCAAGGTCGTGCGCAAGCTCAAGGACGGCCAGTCCCGTCCGCTGTGGGAGCCGTCCGTCCAGGCCGGCGCCCCGTCGCTGCTGCTCGGCCAGGGCGTGCTCATCGACAACGGGATCCCGGCCCCGGCCGCGAACGCCAAGTCGATCGGCTACGGCGACATCAACGCGGGCTACGTGGTCCGGCAGGTGGCCGGTGGCCAGATGATGCGCCTCGACGAGCGGTACGCCGACTACCTCCAGGTCGGATTCCTCGGCTTCCTGCGCCTGGACGCCAAGCCGGACGACGCCTCGGCGTTCCGCGTCTACGCCCACTCGGCGACCTGA
- a CDS encoding head-tail connector protein: protein MGIITLAEAKAQLDIESSGDDLELQAYIDGITAPIENLVGVVEERTVTETANGTGSTLCLLKVPALALVSVTPQLTGGASLDVAQLHLDGATGVVRQLSGGRFYGGPWTVTYTAGRAETPPTIKLAARILIQHLWRTQYGSARGQSSSDDYSVSEPIPGFGYAVPNRVLQLLEPFKLPPGVA from the coding sequence ATGGGCATCATCACTCTGGCCGAGGCCAAGGCCCAGCTCGACATCGAGAGCAGCGGCGACGACCTTGAGCTTCAGGCGTACATCGACGGCATCACCGCGCCCATCGAGAACCTGGTGGGCGTAGTCGAGGAACGCACCGTCACCGAGACCGCCAACGGCACCGGCAGCACGCTGTGCCTGCTGAAGGTGCCAGCCCTGGCTCTCGTGTCCGTCACACCGCAGTTGACGGGCGGGGCGTCGCTCGACGTCGCGCAGCTGCACCTCGACGGCGCGACCGGCGTCGTGCGGCAACTGTCGGGCGGCCGGTTCTACGGCGGGCCGTGGACGGTCACCTACACCGCAGGCCGGGCCGAGACCCCGCCCACCATCAAGCTCGCCGCGCGCATCCTGATCCAGCACCTGTGGCGCACGCAGTACGGCAGCGCGCGCGGGCAGAGCAGCAGCGACGACTACTCGGTCTCTGAGCCGATCCCCGGGTTCGGGTACGCGGTGCCCAACCGGGTTCTCCAGTTGCTCGAACCGTTCAAGCTGCCGCCGGGGGTGGCGTGA
- a CDS encoding phage tail tube protein, whose translation MAIGSGLGAQLSIGAESAYGTYVAPSKHIEFTKESLALKKTTAQSAGIAAGRLLPLSGRRVVTQREANGSVDLEVTNKGMGVLLQALMGTTVTPVQQGAGAAYLQTHTLADTAGKSLVIQKGVPLTTGTVTDKTFLGCKVTSAEFSCEVGGMLTASFEFDAKDCDETQTLVVASYPTMSPFHFGQMALKSGVYASEAALDGIRKVSVKIERPQAVDRFYAGQAGLKKEPISNDQVKITGSIEMDYVATTLDDLHTSDAATAFLWEFTGANIATTYYETFRIKLPAIRIDEAPPTVEGFDVVKPTISFTGLYDGTNQPAIEYISTDITL comes from the coding sequence ATGGCGATCGGGTCCGGGCTCGGCGCCCAGCTCAGCATCGGCGCGGAGTCGGCGTATGGCACCTACGTGGCGCCGTCCAAGCACATCGAGTTCACCAAGGAATCGCTGGCCCTGAAGAAGACCACGGCGCAATCGGCGGGCATCGCAGCCGGCCGTCTGCTGCCGCTGTCGGGGCGGCGTGTGGTCACCCAGCGCGAGGCCAACGGCAGCGTGGACCTGGAGGTCACCAACAAGGGCATGGGCGTGCTGCTCCAGGCGCTCATGGGCACGACGGTCACGCCAGTGCAGCAGGGCGCGGGAGCGGCGTACCTGCAAACGCACACGCTCGCTGACACGGCGGGCAAGTCCCTGGTGATCCAGAAGGGCGTGCCCCTCACCACGGGCACGGTCACCGACAAGACCTTTCTGGGCTGCAAGGTCACGAGCGCTGAGTTCTCGTGCGAGGTGGGCGGCATGCTCACCGCGAGCTTCGAGTTCGACGCGAAGGACTGTGACGAGACGCAGACGCTCGTGGTCGCCTCGTACCCCACGATGTCTCCGTTCCACTTCGGGCAGATGGCGCTGAAGTCCGGCGTCTACGCCTCCGAGGCGGCGCTGGACGGCATCCGCAAGGTGTCCGTGAAGATCGAGCGTCCCCAGGCTGTGGACCGCTTCTACGCCGGACAGGCCGGGCTGAAGAAGGAGCCGATCTCCAACGACCAGGTGAAGATCACTGGCTCGATCGAGATGGACTACGTGGCCACCACGCTCGACGACTTGCACACGAGCGACGCGGCAACCGCCTTCCTGTGGGAGTTCACCGGCGCCAACATCGCCACCACCTACTATGAGACGTTCCGGATCAAGCTGCCCGCGATCCGTATCGACGAGGCCCCGCCGACTGTCGAAGGTTTCGACGTCGTCAAGCCCACCATCAGCTTCACGGGCCTGTACGACGGGACGAACCAGCCCGCCATCGAGTACATCTCTACCGACATCACCCTGTAG